From the Capra hircus breed San Clemente chromosome 14, ASM170441v1, whole genome shotgun sequence genome, the window TGCTATCCTGAGATATTTTAAGACCAACAAACTTTTCACATTTATGCAGTGCCATTCAGAAGTAAACATACTCTCACAATTGCTTTTGTTTGGAAAGAGACTGGTGTGAAATGACTGAAGCTTGATTTGCGGCTATTTTGTATGGTTCTTGTCCAGAGCCTTgaggtggggaaggaagtggggtTTCAGGAGTtgctaaaaaagaaacagagaattgTATGTGATGCTGGCAGTCACCCTGACCCATCTCATTAAGTTTTGCATGACACCAATATGCATtactttattttgtatatgtttttaaaagatcatatatATAGTAGTGATTATAATACATAATCAGGTCATTGACATACTACTGGAGATGCATTCCCCTATTAGCATTAAACTAAATCATACTTTAAAATGTTGATAATCACTTTAAGATATCATCTGCTTTTACATAATAGCATTTATGGGCATTCGATTCTCTCATAAACTCagcataaaaaaaattttaatgaaaagaattaacagaaaactgatttttttccaagTCTCACAATACAAATTTTACAATATTTGCAATcaaaaaagcacataaaataaaacatatttggtTTAGATTTCACTAACTCaaacgttgttgtttagttgcttaggtgtgtctgactctttgtgaccccatggactatagctcaccaagttcctctgtcgatgggattgtccaggcaaggatactggagtgggttgccatttccttttccaggggatcctcccaacccagggattgaactatgtctcctgcattggcaggcagattctttactgtttgagccaccaggaaagccaactCAAATATTAGATGacattaacaaaaataataataaggtaAGGTAACTCTTCAAGTGCTTTGAaatctatgttgttgttgtttagtcattaagtcacgtttgactcttgtGAGATccttcatggactgtaggccgccaggatCCTCTTTTCAAGGCATTTCCcaagcaagcacactggagtgggttgccatttccttctccaggggatcttcctgacccaggcgggttctttactatggagccaccagggaagctcttgttGTAGTTAAAAGCATCTGAAAAATACTGACTTTGTCATTTCAAAATTATTGTTACAATGACGCTTGGCTGTTCCTTacccatcaatgcaaagaacactgagtaatttaaaaaatcagttataGTTTGAATATTTCATTGTCTATGATAGTATATCTATTGGCAAATTTTAACCATATTATAAAATAATCCAGGAGCCAttctacaatttttaaaacttgaaatattttagTATTCACATTTATTATTAACCCATGCATTTaacagaataaacagaaaatgtttGATGATCAGACTGAGACATTATCAATTTAATGACTTTATcgattatttttctggaatagttttcaaaaacacaaaaaagaacagCCCCTTTTTGCCtagttttctttaatatattaacTTTATATTATTACATGAGAATTAGCAATGacttaaaaacaatatttttagatACAATTCAAGTGACAAAAGAATTATGAAATTTGCTTCAAAAATTATTTCTGGATATTTAGGATGGATCTAATACTACAGTAGCCTGCTGTAAAAGACCAAGAAAATATGcataaactttcatttttatgtgtGCTTGAGTTTAATGCTTTCCTTTGTGTCAAATATAAACTACTTCAAATGACCATAAGCAAAGCGAAGTTTTCCTTTACAAATGAATCTCTTAAATAGTGTGCTGgaagagggaaaataaaaataaaaagtgtgatgATGTGATTCTAAAAAGATTAGGGTCAGCAAGTATGCTTTTAAAATACTAGAAAACtagcatttaaaaagtaaaggatTTAACCACCAGCAAAATTGTTAAACTTTCTTGCAAGTTGTTACCTACAACGTTCAATGTTTTGTTAATGAGttttattttccaagtttatGAATAACTGATCTCTAAGAGAAACAACTTCATAGACTCTTTGGTATGGTATTGGGTTTGCCTCTCTCTGTTCTTGACTGTTAATTAAATGAACATGGTATCTTTGCAAGATAGTcccagtatggaagttcctcaacaaatgaaaactagaactaccacagtatccagcaattccacttctgagtatatatttgaagaacacaaaaacactaacttggaaagatgcatgcacctcaatgttcatagcagctttatatacaatagccaagatatggaagccacacaagtgtccatcaacagatgaaaggataaagaagatgtgatacacacacacacacacacacacatacacacacacacacacacacacacacacacacacatatgaatatcactcagccatgaatgaaattttgccacttgAAATAACATGGCTGGACCTGCAGGATATTACCCTTAGTGAAATAAGTTAaacagagagacaaatactgtatattttcacttatatgttaaattcaaataataaataaatgtaacaaagcagaaacagactcatggaaacagagaacaaaccagttgCTACCAGTGagaagagggggagagggagagaaagccaAGGGAAGGATAATGAGAGGCACAAACTATAtggtagaaaataaataagatataggATGTAATTTATAATACAGAGAATAtaagcaatattttataataactttaaatgaaatataacctCTAAATctgaatcattatgttatatacctgaaaccaaaatactactgtaaatcaactgtacttcaaggAAAGAAGGAATGGTCCCAAATTAATGTCTTTAAATTACATGGGGACCCACAGATTAAATGTACTATATTgtacatttgtattttttctaaCAATTTCATTTCTGCTTCTGTCATACACTCAAAGAACTTTGTGTTACAGACACTATTTACACATATATCTATTGCATCTGAAGGACAGCAGTGATAGCAGGCATTTTTGTGGTTTCTACTCTCCCTACCACAAGGGAGCAGTTAGATGGTACTCACTAAATTATGGTCACATTGCATTGAACTTTGGGGTAAAACAACACTGCAGCTAGTTACTAAGGGCTATCATATATTCCGTAAGCAATACAGGTATGCATAATGATATCACAATAACCTAAGGAATCTGTGACATAGCTGGTTTAGTGTTTAGAGGCAGTAGATCAAAACTCAATTTATATTAGTATAAATTCAGGAATAATTAATTCTTGATAGTTTGTCTAgtcaagattttttaaatctctgagtTGACTTGTAAAAATGTAATGTGCTAATTCTGCAATAATATCAGATTATCTACTATCAAtcccttcagtttagttcagttccgtcgctcagtcgtatctgtctctgcaaccccatgaatctcagcacgccaggctgccctgtccatcaccaactcccggaattcacccaaactcatgtgcatcgagtcggtgatgccatccagccatctcatcctctgttgtccccttctcctcctgcccacaatccctcccagcatcagggtcttttccaatgagtcaactcttcgcatgaggtggccaaagtattggagtttcagcctcagcatcagtcatccctagtatatatatataatcatttttgctccaaagaactaaaggaaacctAAACAACTCACACTTTGCCCAATTATGATACACATGAATTCCACTCATCACTGCTTAGTTAAATAGCACTAGTCTTTCAAAAACCTGGTTCACACTTCAGTTAGTATGTTAACTCAAATTAACGGTGAGTGTTGCATAAACTCACAAACGACTGTATTGCAAACTTTACAAACTTCACAGCTAACTTTTTCAGTCTACAAATAATTACCTAAATAATGGATGTGCATTTTGATCAGTAACCAATCACACCACATCCTTCAGTCTGTTCATGATTGTTATTGGTCAACGAACATATTTCCTTCAGTTCACACACTGACAACAAAGTGTATAGTTGTGTtgcctcctgtctccctcccagTGATAAATTCACATGACATTTTGCAAACATGGACAACTGAAAGAGAACTGGCTGGAAAGGGAGAGTGGgcagtaaagaaacaaaaaatgataaTGCTGGAAGTAAAATTCAAATCGAACGTAAATGTAGTTAATAGAAGAAAGCACAGACCATGGAAATGTTCACATTGTCATTGTCTGAGTCCCTAAAAATACAGCCAAGAGCTTAAGCTGAAGGAAAACTTGTCAACGTTAATGAGGAGCCCAATTCTTTGAAAGGATAGAGAGGTCCCAGAGGAAGTGAAACTGACAAAAAAACTTGCTATCAAATGGTTTCTGAGAGATATTTCATGACGTTGAAAATACAAAGGATAAAATACTGGAAATCAGACTTCCAAAAGAGTAAATTTCATCATAGGTGCTCACTTCCTCTTGTAAGTCCTTGAAAAAGAACATGGCAAGCACTGTCAAAACTactcttcatatttttttttacgaaaaaataaaacattaatcttcagtgtttttaatattttaaattatggtgTACTAAACATTAAAAGTACTATTTTTAACTTCCCTATACATTTATAACTTATAGTTTAAAAAGTTCTTAATGTTTTGACAAACATGTTTAAGGGTCATAAACaatcttaatttttctcttattaaGATTCCTTTGCATGGTACCAGTTTGTATGCCATTTTTATGGTCTTGCGCTACCAGGCAAAGCTGAACATCCTATATGTTCTTTTGCACTACCAAACATATGAAGCAGAAAGATTTAGGCACTCATATCTCCATTTTAGGGAGAAAACTCATACATGAGAAGAATAAGTGGCTTGCTTCACAATCTCCCGCAATCAAATCCTAGAGAAGAAATTATATCCAATTTTTACAATTCCTGGGAACTAAGAGATTCTTTCCCCAAATTTCACATTTTCTCAAGTAATTAAGTTTTAAGAAATATTGTGTTTCAAAAGTAGCCCAGATACTTACAGATCTGGTCTGTATGCACGAGTGTTGACATTGAACCCAAAAGTACAGTCTGTCCAGTTAATGGATCTTGAGACAAATGTGGGTGCATTGGATGATGGAGATGGTTAGCCTCAGTGGAAGCACCTACAGAAGATGAGAAGATGCTTGCGTAAGGGATATTTAATCAGGAACAGCAAGCTTACCTTAAAACAAGTGTTTTGATTGACAGCTTAAATATTGCTATTTTTGCAAAGTGGTTTTTGggaattcaaaaataaattaatagagcCACTGCTACATTAAAGACAATGTCAGCTTTCACTGTACACTGGCTAGATTAATGTTGTATCATATTATGTTGTATATTAATAATGGACCTTCCGTGCAGTTTCCTGGAATCATTATGTTTGCTGCCTGTTGTTAAGGCAATTCCAAGAATCACTTACCTCAAGTTTATAGTATTTGGGATCACCCTAATAGCATAAACAACTTTTATTTCAGAAAGATGTCATTAAAAACACATTAACCACtagaaaactaaaactaaaataaaataaaatagattttacaaGGAAATTTAATCTAGATCAGAACACAAAATAAATGATTTCTTAAGTTATTCCTGACATCTAGTGCAGCTAAGAAATCTCATTTTCCCCTTCTCATTGTGTTGTGTCAGTTAATTTATTTCCGGAgcagaatgtttatttttaagctatttactttatgtatttttgttgttgttgttttattttgccaTCGGTGAGCTTTTAGGGGAGGAGAgacatagaaaaaatataatatactCCAAGAAGTACCaacaataagaaatatatttccatttatcatATTTGGGAGGATCTGAAAATTGAGGTAAGAGGGATGGGTGGAGTAAAGGTGGTGGAGGTTGAGTATGAATGGAGGGGAAGTTTGAATATGTTCAAGTATTTTTGTTCCCAGCCAATAGGTTTTATAGATTTttctaaatacaaaataaaaattgagttCATTATATGATGGACAAAAAGTAAACAGGTCAAACTTGCTCTAAAGCACTGTAATATGACGCTaagaaatagaatagaaattCTCAAATAAACTCACCACCCAGTAACATCTCCTGAAGTAAGTTGTCAATTTTAACCATTCCAAAAAGTTTAACAAATTGTATTTGCTCAATCATTTGCCACGTGATGCTCTGCAGCGTGGGCAAGAGCAGAAGCAGCTCCCCAAATCTGCCCCGGGAGTCATACTGCCGGTCGTTGATGTAGTCCTCCAAACTCAACTGCACTTGGAACCGCATGTTCTTAATCTTCACTGGGTCACTTAGCCCTTTTGCGTCTAGTACAGGAATAAAAAGAGCAACCTAAATATTCTGTCTTACCAGAGTGTGAGAGtaaatattctaatattttaaaagttgctgctgctaagtcacttcagtcgtgtccaactctgtgtgaccccatagacggcagcccaccaggctcccctttccctgagattctccaggcaagaacactggagtgggttgccatttccttctccaatgcatgaaagtgaaaagtgaaagtgaagtcgctcagttgtgtccgactcttagagaccctatagactgcagcctaccaggctcctccatccatgggattttccaagcaaaagtactggaatggggtgccattgccttctcccacttggtggtttagtggtaaagaatccacctgccaaggcaggagatatgggttcgatccctgatctgggaagatccttgCATGCCACCAGACAACTGAGGgtgtgcaccacagctaccgaACCTGTGCTCAAGAGCCTGGGGCCACAACTGCAACTACGTGCTGCAACTACGAAAGCCTGTGTGTCCTAGAGCCAGTGCCTCAATAAGAGAAGACAGCACAATGAGAAGTGCACcaaagaagcctgtgcaccgcaactggaaagtagcccccactcactgcaactagagaaaagtctgcacagcaaggaagatccagcacagccaaaaataaatgaacagataaaattatttaaaaataaaacaaaaggcagTTTTTCGCTGTAATCATTTTTACTGAAACTTTGGAAACAAACCTGGATCAAAAAAGACAATTGCCTTCAAACAAGCATATTCATTATCATCAATCTGAATTTCTTGAAATGGTCGGACCAGCTCATCTAGAACCCGGTTGGCCACACGGCTAATCTCGACTTCACAGCTGTTGCGGTGAATAACATAGTTGTtccctatattaaaaaaataataataattaaacaaTCAACCCTCGCACACATGCAACATTGTCAGATTTTGTTTAAACTTTTATAaaccaatattttaaatgattttccctTGAAGAAACATGAATAGTACTTCCTCTCTCAGTACTGTTGTTAATTATGTTAGGAAAAACTTAACAACACTTACAGAATCAATAACATTGATAATATGATCACATGCATTTTAACAGCCTCGGTCACTGGTGATAATACTAAAGTACAGACTAATAACAAGCTAATTATTGACAAGGGAGAAACAAGATATAATGATTAGCTTTCCACTATGTCAGTTATCTGTTAGTGCCTTACTCATTAATGAGCATGATACAAAACCTAAAGAATCTCTCTTGCTTCTAGTGAAGTAAACTAGCCTTCCTTCAGTGGTATAGGTGTTTATACATATAACAACTACTGAGACACAATTTTAAGAAGCTTAAGTAGACAaggctaatttttttaaactatcaggTATACTCTTATGAGTTGCTTCATTAAATACTAAATTCTCTCATCCTGGGCTTCTTTAAGAAGAGATAGGAAGATCGTCTAATCACAAGGCTAATGTCTGCAACAGAATTCAAGGGAATCCAGAAATTGGATAGAAATCTGGACCACCTAATCTTTAAATATGCTCTACTTTAGAAAGCCTTGGGCTATAATATGACAATATTATAGCTTCTAAAATATTGGAAAATTGTAAGCTTATTTGAGCACCTAAAATAActgctaaatttttattttctggttttataAAAAGCAGAGTATTCTGAATTCTTTCACCAGGCAAAGACAATCTTCAGCATAACAACACAggcaaaagtattttaaaaagtgtagcCCTGCTCCTCTTGTGAAAAGTTGAGTTATCTAATTATTTAGGATAAGACTATTTAGAACTATGTggtaagatttttttgttttctatgctTATTATATTCACATTTATAAGGAGAACAGTATTGTAGGAGTGCTAAAATTGTAAGAAAATTTAGCAGAATTTAAAAGCAGTCATATTATGTGGTTTAGAATCCTAGCTCAATCCCTTACTTGCTTTGTGACCTCAGACAAACTTACTCTGCCTTCgtttcttcatctacaaaataGGTTGAAAATAATAGTACATATCCCTCAGGGttattctgaggattaaatgagagagTGTATATATAGAGACATGTTAAAACACTTAAAGGCATATATCTTAAATAGTAAGTCGTCAGTTACTATTAGCTATTGTGATATtatgttcaatttatttttatttgggacaaaataTCTATCTAAAAAATGGAATAAGACAATTTAGTTATCATTTTACACATCCAGAGGGAGAGATAGCTTCTAAGCATTAGAGAGATCTCAACTCTCTTCAAAGGGAAACCTAATTTTATAAGGTAAGTAAAAGGGCAGAATTGATGCTCTCTTAACAGGAAAACTAATTTTCTAAGGTGAGTAAAggggaagaattgatggttttgaactgtggtgttggagaagactcttaagagtcccttggactgcaaggagatccaatcagtccatcctaaaggagat encodes:
- the HNF4G gene encoding hepatocyte nuclear factor 4-gamma isoform X2, encoding MNTTDNGVNCLCAICGDRATGKHYGASSCDGCKGFFRRSIRKSHVYSCRFSRQCVVDKDKRNQCRYCRLRKCFRAGMKKEAVQNERDRISTRRSTFDGSNIPSINTLAQAEVRSRQISVSSPGASADINVKKIASIGDVCESMKQQLLVLVEWAKYIPAFCELPLDDQVALLRAHAGEHLLLGATKRSMMYKDILLLGNNYVIHRNSCEVEISRVANRVLDELVRPFQEIQIDDNEYACLKAIVFFDPDAKGLSDPVKIKNMRFQVQLSLEDYINDRQYDSRGRFGELLLLLPTLQSITWQMIEQIQFVKLFGMVKIDNLLQEMLLGGASTEANHLHHPMHPHLSQDPLTGQTVLLGSMSTLVHTDQISTPETPLPSPPQGSGQEPYKIAANQASVISHQSLSKQKQL